A genomic region of Arachis hypogaea cultivar Tifrunner chromosome 5, arahy.Tifrunner.gnm2.J5K5, whole genome shotgun sequence contains the following coding sequences:
- the LOC112802160 gene encoding LOW QUALITY PROTEIN: DNA mismatch repair protein MSH7-like (The sequence of the model RefSeq protein was modified relative to this genomic sequence to represent the inferred CDS: inserted 1 base in 1 codon), whose amino-acid sequence MNRQKSILSFFQKASLENKSSGERRPPDSSVRQHDRNFTAAVNPPAPAVEDVRGTDTPPEKVPRQVLPATFASSGNGFAPNLFESIMHKFVSDGDKLSHRSQSSDDSLCKSSSPLCANGKGQHQEYEGAFQPMVKNTAVSLKAKANQLKPIEINDDVVGPETPGMQPLASHAKRSRDDESKFRSLMDSGKRVRFLEDSPSLNLTKKEAEVASRFEWLDPSRIKDASGRRPNDPLYDRTTLYIPPDALKKMSASQKQYWSVKCKYMDVMLFFKVGKFYELYEMDAEIGHKELDWKITLSGVGKCRQVGISESGXDDAVQNLVARGYKVGRVEQLETSEEAKARGANSVIQRKLVQVITPSTTVEGNIGPDANHLLAIKEGSTSLDDGSVVYGFAFVDCARLRFWVGSIDDDASCSALGALLMQVSPKEVIYESRGLSKGAQKALRKFSLHGSTTLQLTPVQSIADLVNTEINDLVRSKEYFKRSFHSLDYVLSKVTHHETAMCALGGLIDNLVRLKLDDVLQDGDIYPYQVYRGCLKMDGQTLINLEIFGNNADGGKTGTLYKYLDNCVTSSGKRLLRNWICRPLKDAEGIKKRLDAVDDLMTRPEIVSQIAQHLRKLSDLELLLGRTKSSLQLSGPLLLPLLAKKILKQRVKVFGSLVKGLRTALSLLLLLQNEQPLTSSLTKVFKLPILAGSDGLDQFLSQFEAAVDSDFPNYQNHNVTDSDAETLTILAELLLEKATQWFEVVHAINCIDVLRSFAVTSSFSSGSMCRPVIVPESFTGKDNGGPVLKMKGLWHPFALGENGCVPVPNDIILGENEGGHHRTLLLTGPNMGGKSTLLRATCLAVIMAQIGCYVPCESCVLSAVDIIFTRLGATDRIMTGESTFYIECTETASVLQNATQDSLVILDELGRGTSTFDGYAIAYAVFRHLIENVNCRLLFATHYHPLTKEFASHPHVKMQHMACAFKSKSDGYSKCGEELVFLYRLASGASPESYGLQVALKAGIPENTVKVASKASQQMKKSIGRSFRSSEQRSEFSTLHEDWLKTLVSFSRIQDSKSFNEDDLDSLICLWYELKAAFRSGKQMF is encoded by the exons ATGAATCGCCAGAAATCGATACTTTCATTCTTCCAGAAAGCCTCGCTGGAAAACAAATCTTCCGGTGAGCGCCGACCTCCCGATTCGTCTGTCCGTCAACACGACCGTAATTTCACGGCCGCCGTCAATCCTCCAGCGCCGGCGGTAGAAGATGTCAGAGGAACCGACACGCCGCCGGAGAAGGTGCCGCGTCAGGTTCTACCGGCGACCTTCGCTTCGAGCGGGAATGGCTTTGCTCCTAACCTCTTTGAGAGCATCATGCACAAGTTTGTCAGCGACGGCGATAAGCTTAGTCATAG GAGCCAGTCATCAGATGACAGTTTGTGTAAGTCTTCTTCACCATTATGTGCTAACGGTAAAGGACAGCATCAGGAGTATGAAGGAGCTTTTCAACCTATGGTGAAAAATACTGCTGTAAGTCTCAAGGCAAAGGCAAATCAGTTAAAGCCTATCGAAATTAATGATGATGTTGTTGGGCCTGAAACACCAGGGATGCAGCCTCTTGCTTCTCATGCTAAGCGAAGTCGAGATGATGAATCCAAATTTCGTTCATTGATGGATTCTGGCAAACGAGTCAGATTTCTTGAGGATTCACCATCACTGAACTTGACTAAGAAGGAAGCAGAAGTGGCTAGCAGGTTTGAGTGGCTTGATCCTTCTCGAATCAAGGATGCAAGTGGAAGAAGGCCCAATGATCCTTTGTACGACAGGACAACACTTTATATACCTCCGGATGCTTTGAAAAAGATGTCAGCTTCACAGAAACAGTATTGGAGTGTCAAGTGTAAATACATGGATGTTATGCTATTTTTTAAAGTG GGGAAGTTTTATGAGCTCTATGAAATGGATGCTGAAATTGGCCATAAGGAGCTTGATTGGAAAATAACATTAAGTGGTGTGGGAAAATGTCGACAG GTTGGTATATCTGAAAGTG TTGATGATGCTGTTCAAAACTTGGTTGCTCGGGG ATACAAGGTTGGAAGGGTGGAGCAGTTGGAGACATCCGAAGAAGCAAAGGCTAGAGGAGCCAACTCT GTTATTCAAAGAAAATTAGTTCAGGTCATCACTCCATCAACCACTGTTGAGGGTAATATTGGGCCTGATGCCAACCATCTGCTTGCAATAAAAGAG GGTAGCACCAGCTTGGATGATGGTTCAGTTGTGTATGGATTTGCTTTTGTTGATTGTGCTCGTCTTCGATTTTGGGTTGGCTCCATTGATGATGATGCATCATGTTCTGCTCTGGGAGCTTTATTGATGCAA GTGTCGCCTAAGGAAGTTATATATGAAAGTAGAG GGCTGTCCAAAGGAGCTCAGAAAGCGCTTAGAAAATTCTCATTACATG GTTCAACAACATTACAGTTGACTCCAGTGCAGTCTATTGCTGACTTGGTAAACACAGAAATCAATGATTTAGTTCGCTCAAAAGAATACTTTAAGAGGTcttttcattcacttgattatGTGCTGAGCAAAGTTACTCATCATGAAACTGCAATGTGTGCTCTTGGTGGACTGATTGATAATCTAGTTAGATTGAAG CTAGATGATGTCCTTCAAGATGGGGATATATATCCTTACCAAGTTTATAGGGGATGCCTTAAAATGGATGGTCAGACGTTGATAAATCTGGAGATCTTTGGTAATAATGCGGATGGTGGGAAAACAG GTACTTTGTACAAATATCTTGATAACTGTGTGACTTCATCTGGAAAGCGGCTTCTTAGGAACTGGATCTGTCGTCCTTTAAAAGATGCTGAAGGAATTAAAAAAAGGCTTGATGCAGTTGATGATTTAATGACTCGCCCGGAGATTGTGTCACAGATTGCTCAACATCTTCGCAAGCTTTCAGATTTGGAACTATTGCTTGGCCGAACCAAGTCCAGCCTTCAACTATCAGGCCCTCTTTTACTGCCTTTGTTGGCAAAAAAAATATTGAAGCAGAGG GTGAAAGTATTTGGGTCACTTGTGAAAGGGCTTCGCACTGCTTTGAGTTTGTTGCTTCTTCTACAGAATGAGCAGCCTTTAACATCATCCTTGACAAAAGTCTTTAAACTACCAATTCTGGCTGGTAGTGATGGGCTTGATCAATTTCTTAGTCAGTTTGAAGCAGCTGTAGATAGTGACTTCCCAAATTATCAG AATCATAATGTTACAGATTCAGATGCTGAAACACTTACAATACTTGCTGAACTACTTTTGGAGAAAGCTACACAATGGTTTGAAGTTGTTCACGCCATCAATTGCATTGACGTGCTAAGATCCTTTGCTGTTACTTCTAGCTTCTCATCTGGAAGTATGTGTAGGCCTGTCATAGTGCCAGAAAGTTTTACGGGTAAAGACAATGGAGGACCTGTGCTTAAAATGAAGGGGTTATGGCATCCATTTGCCCTAGGAGAAAATGGATGTGTGCCTGTCCCCAATGACATAATTCTTGGTGAGAATGAAGGTGGGCATCATCGCACATTGCTGCTGACTGGACCAAACATGGGTGGAAAATCAACACTTTTGCGTGCTACCTGTCTGGCTGTTATAATGGCTCAG ATAGGCTGCTATGTGCCATGTGAAAGTTGTGTTCTCTCAGCTGTGGATATCATCTTCACACGGCTTGGAGCAACAGATAGAATCATGACAGGCGAGA GTACCTTCTACATTGAGTGCACAGAAACTGCATCAGTTCTCCAGAATGCTACCCAAGATTCTTTAGTTATACTTGATGAATTGGGTCGAGGAACCAGCACTTTTGATGGCTATGCCATTGCATATGCA GTATTCCGCCATCTGATTGAAAATGTCAATTGTCGGTTGCTATTCGCCACACATTACCATCCACTCACTAAAGAGTTCGCCTCTCATCCGCATGTTAAAATGCAGCACATGGCTTGTGCTTTCAAGTCAAAATCTGATGGCTATTCCAAATGTGGTGAGGAACTAGTATTCTTATACCGGCTTGCCTCCGGAGCATCTCCGGAGAGCTATGGGTTGCAGGTTGCCCTTAAGGCTGGGATTCCGGAGAATACCGTAAAGGTTGCTTCAAAGGCTAGCCAACAGATGAAAAAATCAATTGGAAGAAGTTTCAGATCAAGTGAACAGAGATCAGAGTTCTCAACACTTCATGAAGATTGGTTGAAGACCCTAGTGTCTTTCTCACGGATACAAGATTCTAAATCTTTTAATGAAGATGATTTAGATTCATTAATATGTTTATGGTATGAACTAAAAGCTGCTTTTAGATCGGGAAAACAGATGTTTTAG
- the LOC112802168 gene encoding ARF guanine-nucleotide exchange factor GNL2-like, producing MAKSIKRLSAMDFLNGEEDYNHQHNRRSKSISRSKRKQLALSCMLNTEVGAVLAVIRRSPEFNPLYSSPEDTYDSSIVTSLRSLRSLIFNPTQEWRSIDPSIYLSPFLDVILNDDMPAAATAVALSSILKILKFEVFDERTPGAKEAMEAIVTAITGCRLEKTDPVSEDAVMMKILQVLAGTMHHRASILLSDPAVCTLVNACFQVVQQSVNRGDLLQRNARYTMHELIQVVFSRLPELEKKGGRHRLRSGEYSGSETDDDDDDDEDDDGGGGEVTGYGIKCAIDIFHFLCSLLNVVSVIENPDGTLPHTADENVQIFALLMINSALELSGDVIGRHPRLLRMIQDDLFHHLIYYGSWSSSFVLSMICSTVLNAYHFLRRFLRFQLEAFFLNVLTRLASFGSSISIQEVAGEGIINFCRQPTFIIEAYVNFDCDPCCRNVFEDFGRLLCKHSFAGSGSSTSMQIQAFEGLLILIHHIADNIDKDDSGPLGAYAVQLNEYIPFWEDMERDEDDLDTWVEHVRMRKYQKKKLLIAANHFNRDNKKGLEYLKHAKLISDPPDPKGYAYFFRYTPGLDKKIIGEYLGDPDEFYLKVLKEFTETFHFNGMVLDTALRFYLESFLLPGESQKIQRILEAFSDRFYDQQSSDLFASKDTVLILCYSLIMLNTDQHNPQVKKKMTEEEFIRNNRAINAGQDLPRDYLSELFQSISSYAIALDTSTVSLDMTPSRWIQLINRSKVSQNYIQCDYDRRLCRDMFACIAGPSVAALSSFFEHNDEEELLHECIEGLFSVARIAQYGLEDTLDELITSFCKFTTLQNPYASPEETLYTFGHDLKPRLATVAVFTIANMFRNGIRGGWKNIVDCLIKLKRLKLIPQSVLDLEQSADAPTTPESAASPTEDHRFSSHQMGTIMQRFTLLSPDNMDDGINLSNESDRNIKMIKLCQIGSIFSTCSNIPIESLHSLGRSLISAAAGKGQKYSTQHDEEETIEFCWELLSAVAIANAHRFHMFWPNFHEYLLAVVQFQMFSPVPFAEKALLGLLKICLKLFSQPVDDKISEEAIFKSITLMWKLDKEILDTCHDIISQTSSRIVTDYAANLQTPFGWKSLLNLLSVAWRYPETYDLGVDALVTLFSDGTHVSRTNYAFCIDCAFGCFLAKNSPADKKKKMLDILADSVNLLIHWHRTLYSDPGSNFSISSSTSSSSNEETSRSLANYNMNLFVKLGEAFRRTTLSRQEEIRNHAVHSLHKSFLLAEELLFISSNCINYFNLVIFAMVDELHEKMLEYSRREGAEKEMRSMEGTLKLAMELFTDMFLQSLRQIAESPGFRTFWLGILRRMDTCMKADLGHYGPSSLSDIIPHLLKKIITQMKEQEILVPKEDDDMWEITYIQIQWICPAIKDDLFPM from the exons atggcgaaatcAATAAAACGGTTATCAGCAATGGATTTCTTAAACGGAGAAGAAGATTATAACCACCAGCACAACCGAAGAAGCAAGTCGATTTCAAGATCAAAACGGAAACAACTTGCACTCTCATGCATGCTAAACACCGAGGTAGGTGCAGTTCTTGCAGTCATTCGTCGAAGCCCCGAATTCAACCCTCTCTATTCCTCCCCGGAAGACACCTACGACTCCTCCATTGTCACCTCCTTAAGGTCCCTTCGTTCTCTCATCTTCAACCCTACACAAGAATGGCGCAGCATTGACCCCTCTATCTACCTCTCCCCCTTCCTTGACGTCATTCTCAACGACGACATGCCTGCCGCCGCCACAGCCGTCGCCCTCTCTTCCATCCTCAAGATCCTCAAGTTCGAGGTGTTCGATGAAAGGACTCCCGGTGCCAAAGAAGCCATGGAAGCTATTGTTACCGCCATCACCGGTTGTCGACTCGAGAAAACTGATCCGGTGTCTGAGGACGCCGTTATGATGAAGATTCTTCAGGTTCTTGCTGGGACAATGCACCACAGGGCTTCCATCTTGCTCAGTGATCCCGCTGTGTGCACGCTTGTCAATGCTTGTTTTCAAGTTGTGCAGCAATCTGTTAATCGCGGTGATTTGCTTCAGAGGAATGCCAGGTACACCATGCATGAGCTTATACAG GTTGTGTTTTCTAGGCTTCCAGAGCTTGAGAAGAAGGGTGGCCGCCACCGTCTCCGCAGTGGGGAATATTCTGGATCAGAAACcgacgacgatgatgatgatgatgaggatgatgatggcGGTGGTGGGGAAGTGACTGGCTATGGGATTAAGTGTGCCATTGACATATTCCATTTCTTGTGTTCACTGTTGAATGTTGTGTCTGTGATTGAGAATCCTGATGGGACTTTACCTCACACTGCTGATGAGAATGTTCAGATCTTTGCGTTGCTTATGATCAATTCTGCTCTTGAACTTAGTGGGGATGTTATTGGGAGGCACCCTAGGCTCTTGAGGATGATCCAAGATGATTTGTTTCACCATTTGATTTACTATGGTTCATGGTCTAGTTCCTTTGTCTTGTCCATGATTTGCAGCACTGTCTTGAATGCCTACCACTTTCTAAGAAG GTTTTTACGTTTCCAGCTAGAAGCTTTCTTTTTAAACGTGTTAACAAGACTTGCAAGTTTCGGAAGCTCAATTTCGATTCAAGAAGTAGCAGGTGAGGGAATAATAAACTTTTGCAGACAACCAACATTCATCATAGAAGCTTATGTGAACTTTGACTGCGATCCGTGTTGCCGGAACGTATTCGAGGATTTCGGCAGGCTTCTATGCAAGCATTCATTTGCAGGGAGTGGTTCCTCCACAAGCATGCAAATCCAAGCCTTTGAAGGACTATTGATTCTGATTCACCACATTGCAGACAACATTGACAAAGATGATTCAGGTCCTTTAGGTGCTTATGCAGTTCAATTGAATGAGTATATACCTTTTTGGGAAGACATGGAGAGAGATGAAGATGATTTGGACACTTGGGTGGAACATGTAAGGATGAGGAAATATCAGAAGAAGAAATTGCTGATTGCTGCAAACCATTTCAACAGAGATAACAAGAAGGGTCTAGAGTACTTGAAGCATGCTAAATTGATATCTGATCCTCCGGATCCAAAAGGGTATGCATACTTTTTTCGATACACGCCCGGCCTAGACAAGAAGATCATAGGAGAATACCTTGGAGACCCTGATGAATTCTACCTCAAAGTTCTCAAGGAGTTCACAGAGACATTCCATTTCAATGGGATGGTTCTTGACACTGCTCTTCGTTTCTATCTAGAGAGTTTCTTGTTGCCAGGGGAGTCACAAAAGATTCAGCGCATACTCGAAGCCTTTTCGGATAGATTCTATGATCAGCAATCATCAGACTTGTTTGCAAGCAAGGACACTGTTCTTATCCTCTGCTATTCCCTCATCATGCTCAATACTGATCAGCACAATCCTCAAGTTAAGAAGAAGATGACAGAAGAAGAATTCATTAGGAACAATCGCGCAATCAACGCAGGACAGGATCTGCCTAGAGATTATCTTTCAGAGCTTTTTCAGTCCATTTCAAGTTATGCAATTGCCCTTGACACAAGTACTGTGTCACTAGACATGACACCAAGCAGGTGGATTCAGCTCATAAACCGATCCAAAGTGTCACAGAATTACATACAATGTGACTATGATCGCAGATTATGCAGGGATATGTTTGCTTGCATTGCTGGTCCATCGGTTGCGGCTCTTTCATCATTCTTTGAGCATAATGATGAAGAGGAGCTGCTCCATGAATGCATTGAAGGCTTGTTCTCGGTTGCGAGGATTGCTCAGTATGGACTAGAAGATACCCTTGATGAGCTCATAACATCTTTCTGCAAATTCACCACATTGCAGAATCCATATGCTTCTCCAGAGGAGACTCTCTACACATTTGGCCATGATTTGAAGCCTAGATTGGCAACAGTTGCTGTTTTCACCATAGCAAACATGTTTCGCAACGGGATTAGAGGGGGTTGGAAGAACATTGTAGACTGCTTGATAAAACTCAAGAGGCTTAAGCTGATTCCCCAATCTGTTCTTGATCTTGAGCAATCTGCAGATGCACCAACCACACCTGAATCAGCTGCATCTCCTACTGAAGATCATAGATTTAGCAGCCATCAAATGGGTACCATAATGCAACGCTTTACTCTCCTTTCGCCGGACAACATGGATGATGGAATAAACCTTAGTAACGAATCGGATAGGAATATCAAGATGATCAAACTGTGCCAAATTGGTAGCATCTTCAGTACGTGTTCAAACATTCCCATAGAATCCTTGCACAGCCTTGGGAGATCTTTGATATCTGCGGCTGCCGGAAAAGGCCAAAAGTATAGCACACAGCACGATGAGGAAGAAACCATTGAGTTCTGTTGGGAACTACTCAGTGCAGTAGCCATAGCTAATGCTCACAGGTTCCACATGTTTTGGCCAAATTTCCATGAATATCTTCTAGCAGTTGTTCAGTTCCAAATGTTCTCCCCAGTCCCATTTGCTGAGAAAGCTCTTTTAGGCCTTCTCAAGATCTGTCTAAAGCTCTTTTCCCAACCAGTTGATGACAAGATAAGCGAGGAGGCCATATTCAAGTCCATAACTTTAATGTGGAAGCTTGATAAAGAGATCCTTGACACATGCCATGATATCATTTCTCAAACATCCAGCCGAATAGTCACCGACTATGCTGCAAATTTGCAGACTCCTTTCGGATGGAAATCGCTCTTAAACTTGCTTTCAGTCGCCTGGAGGTATCCGGAAACCTACGACTTGGGAGTGGATGCGTTGGTTACTTTGTTTTCTGATGGAACTCATGTGTCACGAACGAATTATGCGTTTTGCATTGATTGTGCTTTTGGTTGTTTTCTAGCTAAGAACAGTCCTGCagataaaaagaagaagatgctAGATATATTAGCCGATTCGGTTAACTTGTTGATCCATTGGCACAGGACTTTATACTCAGATCCTGGGAGTAATTTCAGTATATCAAGCAGCACAAGCTCTTCCTCTAATGAGGAAACTAGCAGAAGCCTTGCAAACTACAACATGAACCTGTTTGTGAAACTTGGAGAAGCATTCAGAAGAACAACATTGTCAAGACAAGAAGAGATAAGAAACCATGCAGTTCATTCTCTTCACAAGAGTTTCTTGCTTGCTGAGGAACTCCTTTTTATATCATCCAATTGCATCAACTACTTCAACCTTGTGATCTTCGCCATGGTCGACGAGCTTCACGAGAAGATGCTGGAGTACTCGAGGAGGGAAGGCGCAGAAAAGGAAATGAGGAGCATGGAAGGGACACTTAAGCTTGCAATGGAGCTGTTTACTGATATGTTCTTGCAGTCATTGAGGCAAATAGCTGAGAGCCCTGGATTTAGGACATTCTGGTTAGGCATATTGAGGAGGATGGACACGTGTATGAAAGCTGACTTGGGGCATTATGGTCCATCAAGTTTGAGTGACATAATACCTCATTTGTTGAAGAAGATAATAACACAGATGAAGGAACAAGAGATTTTGGTGCCCAAAGAAGATGATGATATGTGGGAGATCACATACATTCAGATACAGTGGATATGTCCTGCTATCAAGGATGACTTATTCCCAATGTAG
- the LOC112802166 gene encoding trihelix transcription factor ENAP2: protein MDDMEDDARYPPKSFPLNRQNPSHRHKHPIRPPPFHHHNPRYEDQEDDDYDDEEEHAEFENYGNDVVDNTNNEDDDDDCGNGVQNGYFKKRKVGVGGSPVPTGYEFAPRVKYSYGDDWSEHATFVLLEVWGDKFLQLGRTSLRSDDWLDVAEKVSDELKAEKSVAQCKSMLDKLKRRYKKEKGKVEELGLGSCKWAFFKKMDMLMASSTRQEYGLACGVDGGEYVFMNTRVYLSRSNGFDEMRDSPGESESDEDEDGLDGHGVGVGVASAARRRSGVGGDGEDEEEEESSFRVLADSIQKFGKIYEKIENSKRQQMMELEKMRLDFNRELELQKKQILERAQAEIAKIQDVDEDETDTSTENLSE, encoded by the coding sequence ATGGACGACATGGAAGACGACGCAAGGTACCCTCCAAAATCCTTCCCTTTGAACCGACAGAACCCTTCCCACCGCCACAAACACCCAATTAGACCACCCCCATTCCACCACCACAACCCTCGCTACGAGGACCAAGAGGATGACGATTACGACGACGAAGAAGAACACGCCGAATTCGAAAACTACGGAAACGATGTCGTTGATAACACCAACAACGAAGACGATGACGACGACTGTGGTAACGGGGTCCAAAACGGGTATTTCAAGAAGAGGAAGGTCGGGGTAGGAGGTTCCCCTGTTCCGACGGGATACGAGTTCGCGCCACGTGTCAAATACTCATACGGCGATGATTGGTCAGAGCATGCCACGTTCGTGCTGCTTGAGGTTTGGGGTGACAAGTTCCTGCAACTTGGGAGGACAAGTTTGAGGTCTGACGATTGGCTTGACGTTGCAGAGAAGGTGTCTGACGAATTGAAAGCTGAGAAGAGCGTTGCACAATGCAAGAGCATGTTGGATAAGCTCAAGAGAAGGTACAAGAAGGAGAAAGGAAAGGTTGAAGAGTTGGGTTTGGGTTCTTGCAAGTGGGCATTCTTCAAGAAGATGGACATGTTGATGGCTTCGTCGACACGGCAGGAGTATGGTCTCGCTTGTGGCGTCGATGGTGGGGAGTATGTGTTCATGAACACAAGGGTGTACCTTAGTAGGTCCAATGGGTTTGATGAGATGAGGGACAGTCCCGGTGAGAGTGAAagtgatgaggatgaggatggtTTAGATGGTCATGGTGTTGGGGTTGGGGTTGCTTCTGCGGCAAGGAGGAGGAGTGGTGTTGGTGGTGATGGtgaggatgaggaggaggaggagagttCGTTTCGTGTGCTGGCAGATTCGATTCAGAAGTTTGGGAAGATATACGAGAAGATTGAGAATAGTAAGAGGCAGCAGATGATGGAGTTGGAGAAGATGAGGCTGGATTTCAATAGAGAGCTAGAGTTGCAGAAGAAGCAGATATTGGAGAGGGCTCAGGCCGAGATCGCAAAGATACAGGATGTCGATGAGGATGAAACCGACACTTCTACCGAGAATCTCAGTGAATGA